Proteins from a genomic interval of Rhodothermus marinus:
- a CDS encoding cytochrome c3 family protein: protein MPQIFSRKTNRLPALSLAGSVFGGVLAVFLVWYYFSPEFYEVGYAPEQPVPYSHRIHVGKLGLDCRYCHNWVEVSDKANIPPTQTCINCHSQILTDSPRLQAVRDSWATDQSIEWVKVHHLPDYAHFSHASHVNNGVGCETCHGRIDQMDVVRVVKPLSMGWCLECHRQPELYLRPQSEITTMGYQPPADYIERNLERIRKEGIRPPTNCSACHY, encoded by the coding sequence ATGCCGCAGATTTTTTCCAGAAAGACCAACCGGCTGCCGGCGCTTTCGCTGGCCGGTTCCGTCTTCGGGGGCGTGCTGGCCGTTTTTCTGGTCTGGTACTACTTTTCGCCCGAGTTTTACGAGGTAGGCTATGCGCCGGAGCAGCCGGTTCCCTACAGCCACCGCATTCACGTAGGCAAGCTGGGGCTGGACTGCCGCTACTGCCACAACTGGGTGGAGGTCTCCGACAAGGCGAACATTCCGCCCACGCAGACCTGCATCAACTGTCACAGCCAGATTCTGACCGACTCGCCCCGGCTGCAGGCCGTGCGCGATAGCTGGGCGACGGATCAGTCTATCGAGTGGGTGAAGGTGCATCACCTGCCCGACTACGCGCACTTCAGCCATGCCTCGCATGTGAACAACGGAGTGGGGTGTGAGACCTGCCACGGCCGGATTGATCAGATGGACGTGGTGCGCGTGGTCAAGCCGCTCTCGATGGGCTGGTGTCTGGAGTGTCATCGCCAGCCGGAGCTGTACCTGCGGCCGCAGAGCGAAATCACCACGATGGGTTATCAGCCGCCGGCCGATTACATCGAGCGCAACCTGGAGCGCATCCGGAAAGAAGGGATTCGTCCTCCCACGAACTGCTCGGCCTGCCACTATTGA
- a CDS encoding acyl-CoA thioesterase encodes MIRHVYQHRVRYRECDPMGMVYHAHYVDYLEAARTEALRDLGLPYRELEASGIIMPVVDLSLRFHRPAYYDELLDVITMIRELPRARLHLDYEVRRHETQELLATGHVTLCFVDRARNRPVRAPQALLDVLQKALEPSLSPDGQR; translated from the coding sequence ATGATTCGACACGTCTATCAGCACCGGGTGCGCTATCGGGAATGCGATCCGATGGGCATGGTCTACCACGCCCACTACGTGGACTATCTGGAAGCGGCCCGCACCGAAGCGCTGCGCGATCTGGGTCTGCCCTACCGCGAACTCGAGGCCTCCGGCATCATCATGCCCGTGGTGGACCTGAGCCTGCGCTTTCACCGACCGGCCTACTACGACGAGCTGCTGGACGTGATCACCATGATCCGTGAGCTGCCCCGCGCCCGGCTGCACCTCGACTACGAAGTGCGCCGCCACGAAACGCAGGAGCTGCTGGCGACCGGACACGTGACGCTCTGCTTTGTCGATCGCGCCCGCAACCGTCCCGTCCGGGCCCCGCAGGCGCTGCTGGACGTGCTGCAGAAAGCTCTGGAACCCTCGCTTTCGCCCGACGGTCAGCGCTGA
- a CDS encoding acetyl-CoA carboxylase carboxyltransferase subunit alpha, producing MARKSSQYLLDFEKPIAELEEKLDEMRALMAENPEVDLSAEISALEARVAALRESVYRNLTRWQRVQIARHPDRPYTLDYIGALSEGFVELHGDRCAGDDPAIVGGFATFQGSRFGYRDRTVLFVGHQKGRDTKSRKYRRFGMPNPEGYRKALRLMKLAAKFGKPVVTMLDTPGAYPGIEAEEHGQAEAIARNLFEMARLPVPIVVVVIGEGASGGALGIGVGDRILMLENAWYSVIAPESCSQILWRSWDYKEEAARALKLTAADLLKLGVIDEIIPEPIGGAHRDPEATFQAVGAAIARALQELEGLEPRVLIDARIEKFARMGVYREEPEATPSTETGAS from the coding sequence ATGGCTCGAAAATCCTCGCAATACCTGCTTGATTTTGAAAAGCCTATCGCCGAGCTTGAGGAGAAGCTCGACGAGATGCGCGCCCTGATGGCCGAAAATCCCGAGGTGGACCTTTCTGCCGAAATATCGGCCCTTGAAGCCCGGGTGGCGGCCCTGCGGGAGTCGGTCTACCGCAACCTGACGCGCTGGCAACGGGTGCAGATCGCCCGCCATCCCGACCGCCCCTACACGCTCGATTACATCGGGGCGCTCTCGGAGGGCTTCGTCGAGCTGCACGGCGACCGCTGTGCCGGGGACGATCCGGCCATCGTGGGCGGCTTTGCCACATTTCAGGGCAGCCGCTTCGGCTACCGCGACCGCACCGTGCTGTTCGTGGGCCATCAGAAAGGGCGCGACACGAAAAGCCGGAAATACCGCCGCTTCGGGATGCCCAACCCCGAAGGCTATCGCAAGGCGCTCCGGCTGATGAAGCTGGCGGCCAAGTTCGGCAAGCCCGTCGTGACGATGCTCGACACGCCGGGCGCCTATCCGGGCATCGAAGCCGAAGAACACGGACAGGCCGAAGCGATTGCCCGCAACTTGTTCGAAATGGCGCGCCTGCCTGTGCCCATCGTGGTGGTGGTGATCGGCGAAGGGGCCTCGGGTGGTGCGCTGGGCATCGGCGTGGGCGACCGCATCCTGATGCTGGAAAACGCCTGGTACTCGGTCATCGCCCCCGAAAGCTGCTCCCAGATCCTCTGGCGTTCCTGGGATTACAAAGAAGAGGCAGCCCGTGCGCTGAAGCTCACCGCGGCCGACCTGCTCAAGCTGGGCGTCATCGACGAGATCATCCCCGAACCCATCGGCGGGGCCCATCGCGATCCCGAAGCGACCTTCCAGGCCGTCGGTGCCGCCATCGCCCGAGCGCTGCAGGAACTGGAAGGCCTCGAGCCGCGCGTGCTGATCGACGCCCGTATCGAAAAATTCGCCCGGATGGGCGTCTACCGCGAAGAGCCCGAAGCCACGCCCTCGACCGAAACCGGAGCCTCATGA
- a CDS encoding glycosyltransferase, whose product MSCASSISAPANPATPAPCDLSVIIVNYNVRDLLEQALRSVFRAADDLKLEVFVVDNNSVDGSVEMVRAHFPEVHLIANTENVGFSRANNQAIRRARGRYLLLLNPDTIVQEDTLRVMVDFLDAHPEVGAAGCKILNPDGSFAPESRRAFPTPAVAFYRMVGLSRLFPHSRRFGRYNLTYLSPEVETEVDALSGSCMFVRHAALYFSRTAYERLCREGLGPTAHLLPDGLQPDGGAGLLDEDFFMYGEDLDWCYRIQQAGWKIVYTPRTQIIHYKGESTKKGELRYVRLFYGAMLRFVEKHFRDRYSPTFLALLRLGIALRAGLSALHRGARRLAPPVIDGLLTALIVTLGGWLRSLAAGRPLAALFLLSVVPAYALSTVAGIALMGGYRRGRIWQLRPVFYGTLIALLFMGTLSFLVPDIAFSRMVVLLSAPFALAALMGWRLAWRRRHAARLQRALLVGPADEARRLHRLLEAAPWPSFQLIGYVSPEPDGTDRDTPPRLGALHHLRDLVRLRQVDAVIFATAGLSHTTVLQFIQQLRDLPVQFKILPEGRPHVIGKAHIETLEPPSLVDAEAALPTLRSLPLGRALECGLALVGLALRPLLKGMARLSARPGLRQLVRRLDGLPDVLRGRRALVGCHPDECALLPESWGIRPGLFAVSEARPTPPRTPEDIRQLYAYYIQQRTAWLELRLLLQALRRLLQTT is encoded by the coding sequence ATGTCGTGCGCGTCGTCCATATCCGCTCCTGCCAACCCGGCCACACCGGCGCCCTGCGACCTGTCGGTCATCATCGTCAACTACAACGTGCGCGACCTGCTCGAACAGGCGCTGCGCTCGGTCTTCCGGGCCGCGGACGACCTGAAACTGGAAGTCTTCGTGGTGGACAACAACTCGGTGGACGGCTCCGTTGAGATGGTGCGTGCGCATTTCCCCGAGGTACACCTCATCGCCAATACCGAAAACGTCGGGTTCAGCCGCGCCAACAATCAGGCGATCCGCCGGGCTCGCGGCCGCTACCTGCTGCTGCTCAATCCCGACACCATCGTGCAGGAAGACACGCTGCGCGTGATGGTGGACTTTCTGGACGCGCATCCCGAGGTAGGCGCGGCCGGCTGCAAGATTCTCAACCCGGACGGCTCGTTCGCGCCGGAAAGCCGCCGGGCCTTCCCTACACCGGCCGTCGCCTTCTACCGCATGGTGGGGCTCAGCCGCCTGTTTCCACACAGCCGCCGCTTTGGCCGCTACAACCTGACCTACCTGTCGCCCGAGGTCGAAACCGAAGTCGACGCGCTCAGCGGCTCCTGCATGTTCGTCCGGCACGCCGCCCTCTACTTTTCTCGCACGGCCTACGAGCGCCTCTGCCGGGAAGGCCTCGGCCCCACCGCGCACCTGCTGCCCGACGGGCTGCAACCGGACGGCGGCGCGGGCCTGCTCGACGAAGACTTTTTCATGTATGGTGAAGACCTGGACTGGTGCTACCGCATTCAGCAGGCCGGCTGGAAGATCGTCTATACGCCCCGCACGCAGATCATCCACTACAAGGGCGAAAGCACCAAAAAAGGCGAACTGCGCTACGTGCGCCTGTTCTACGGAGCGATGCTGCGGTTCGTCGAAAAGCATTTCCGCGATCGGTACTCGCCGACCTTTCTGGCTCTGCTGCGGCTCGGCATTGCCCTGCGGGCCGGGCTTTCGGCACTGCACCGGGGCGCGCGCCGGCTGGCTCCGCCGGTGATCGACGGCCTGCTGACCGCCCTGATCGTCACGCTGGGCGGATGGCTGCGCTCGCTGGCGGCCGGACGCCCTCTGGCCGCGCTCTTTCTGCTCAGCGTGGTGCCGGCCTATGCGCTGAGCACGGTGGCCGGCATTGCACTGATGGGTGGCTACCGGCGCGGCCGCATATGGCAATTGCGTCCGGTCTTCTACGGCACGCTGATCGCCCTGCTCTTCATGGGTACGCTGTCGTTTCTGGTGCCCGACATCGCATTCTCCCGGATGGTAGTGCTGCTGAGCGCACCGTTCGCGCTGGCCGCGCTAATGGGCTGGCGACTGGCATGGCGTCGCCGCCATGCCGCCCGGCTGCAGCGGGCGCTGCTGGTGGGCCCCGCCGACGAAGCCCGACGCCTGCACCGGCTACTTGAGGCCGCTCCCTGGCCTTCTTTTCAGCTCATCGGATATGTATCGCCGGAGCCGGACGGTACGGATCGGGACACACCTCCACGACTGGGCGCGCTGCACCACCTGCGCGACCTGGTGCGACTGCGCCAGGTGGATGCCGTGATCTTCGCCACGGCGGGCCTGTCGCACACCACCGTGCTGCAGTTCATCCAGCAACTGCGCGACCTGCCCGTGCAATTCAAGATCCTGCCCGAAGGCCGCCCCCATGTGATCGGCAAAGCGCACATCGAAACGCTTGAGCCGCCCTCGCTCGTCGACGCCGAGGCCGCCCTGCCCACGCTGCGGAGCCTCCCCCTGGGCCGCGCGTTGGAGTGCGGGCTGGCACTGGTGGGGCTGGCTCTGCGGCCGTTGCTGAAGGGAATGGCCCGCCTGAGCGCCCGACCCGGCCTGCGGCAACTGGTCCGGCGCCTCGACGGCCTGCCCGATGTGCTGCGTGGGCGCCGCGCGCTCGTCGGCTGCCACCCGGACGAATGCGCGCTGCTGCCCGAAAGCTGGGGCATCCGGCCCGGCCTGTTTGCCGTCAGCGAAGCCCGCCCCACCCCGCCACGCACGCCGGAAGATATTCGCCAGCTTTATGCTTATTATATACAACAGCGAACCGCCTGGCTGGAGCTGCGCCTGCTCCTGCAGGCCCTCCGTCGGCTGCTGCAGACAACCTGA
- the nadC gene encoding carboxylating nicotinate-nucleotide diphosphorylase produces the protein MAAEPTTSTTWPPYVDEATLDRLIRQWLAEDIGPGDVTTEATVPPERKARGLFLAKANGVVAGLQVATRVFQLVDPDVHVRWHQADGSRVTAGTIFGTVEGRAHSLLMAERLALNLLQRMSGIATATRRLVERVRPYGTKVLDTRKTAPGLRLLDKWAVRLGGGTNHRLGLYDMILIKDNHIVAAGGIREAIEAARRYREQHRLDIPIEIEAQSLEDVDAILATGGVDWILLDNFARRLPDGTLDVEPLREAVRRIGSRFHTEASGNITLETAEAIAATGVEAISCGALTHSVQALDLSLELSL, from the coding sequence ATGGCTGCCGAGCCGACCACCTCGACCACCTGGCCGCCCTACGTGGACGAAGCCACGCTGGACCGTCTGATCCGGCAGTGGCTGGCCGAAGACATCGGTCCGGGCGACGTCACCACCGAGGCCACCGTGCCACCCGAGCGCAAGGCCCGCGGGCTTTTTCTGGCGAAAGCAAACGGCGTCGTGGCCGGACTCCAGGTGGCCACGCGCGTCTTTCAGCTCGTCGATCCCGACGTGCACGTCCGCTGGCACCAGGCCGACGGCTCGCGCGTGACGGCCGGTACCATTTTCGGCACGGTGGAAGGCCGCGCCCACAGCTTGCTCATGGCCGAGCGCCTGGCGCTGAATCTGCTGCAGCGCATGAGCGGCATCGCCACGGCCACCCGCCGCCTGGTGGAACGCGTACGGCCTTACGGCACCAAAGTGCTCGATACCCGCAAAACCGCTCCGGGACTCCGGCTGCTGGACAAATGGGCCGTGCGCCTGGGCGGCGGCACCAACCACCGCCTGGGCCTCTACGACATGATCCTGATCAAAGACAACCACATCGTGGCGGCCGGCGGCATCCGCGAAGCCATCGAAGCCGCCCGACGCTATCGGGAGCAGCACCGGCTCGACATTCCCATCGAGATCGAAGCGCAATCGCTGGAAGACGTCGATGCCATTCTCGCTACGGGCGGCGTCGACTGGATCCTGCTGGACAACTTCGCCCGGCGCCTACCCGACGGCACGCTCGACGTCGAGCCCCTCCGAGAGGCCGTCCGGCGCATCGGCAGCCGCTTCCACACGGAGGCTTCCGGTAACATCACGCTCGAAACGGCCGAGGCGATCGCCGCCACCGGCGTCGAAGCCATCTCCTGCGGCGCCCTGACCCACTCCGTACAGGCACTCGACCTGTCGCTGGAACTCAGTCTGTAG